In Nasonia vitripennis strain AsymCx chromosome 2, Nvit_psr_1.1, whole genome shotgun sequence, a genomic segment contains:
- the LOC100120806 gene encoding serine-rich adhesin for platelets-like isoform X4, which translates to MMLGTKAVTYCCIILFCATGSMANKSWISSKLIRDHSREQECPPEGESGILITFPHETICNKFYACIYGMKFISNCPKYLRYNIITGLCDLPLGTGCPTPTILPTSTTLKVSESPSTAISSSTVSSSVSSTTTKKETTTSEESTVEITESTSVATSPSTVSSNVSTSKTQEETTTPEVSTVEITVSTSAATTLGMASSSVSISTTEEETTSSEVSTVEITESTSAATSPSTASSTISTSTTDEELTTSEVSTVEINESSSAVTSPSTASSTISTSTTEEESTTLEVSTVEITESTSADTWPSTASSTISTSTTVEETTTPEVSTVEITEPTSAPTSPSTASSSISTSTTEKEPTTPEVSTVEITEPTSAPTSPSTASNTISTSTTEKKPTTPEVSTVEITEPTSAPTSPSTASSSISASTTEEETTTQEVSTVEITVSTSAATTPGMASSSVSISTTEEETTSSEVSTVEITESTSAATSPSTASSTISTSTTDEELTTSEVSTVEINESSSAVTSPSTASSTISTSTTEEESTTLEVSTVEITESTSADTWPSTATSTISTSTTVEETTTPEVTTVEITEPTSAPTSPSTASSSISTSTVDEETTTSEVSTVEINESSSADTSPSTASSSVSISTTEEETTSSEVSTVEITESTSAATSPSTASSSISTSTTEEETTTQEVSTVEINESSSADTSPSTASSTISTSTTVEETTTSEVSTVEINASSSAVTSPSTASSTISTSTTEEETTTSEVSTVEINESSSADTSPSTASSSVSISTTEEETTTPEVSTVEINEPTSAPTSPSTASSSISTSTVDEETTTSEVSTVEINESSSADTSPSTASSSVSISTTEEETTSSEVSTVEITESTSAATSPSTASSSISTSTTEEETTTQEVSTVEINESSSADTSPSTASSTISTSTTVEETTTSEVSTVEINASSSAVTSPSTASSTISTSTTEEETTTSEVSTVEINESSSADTSPSTASSSVSISTTEEETTTPEVSTVEINESSSADTSPSTASSTISTSTTEEETTTSEVSTVEINESSSADTSPSTASSTISTSTTVEETTTPEVSTVEITEPTSAPTSPSTASSSISTSTTEEETTTPEVSTVEITESTSAATSPSTASSTISTSTTVEETTTPEVSTVEITEPTSAPTSPSTALSSISASTTEEETTTQEVSTVEITVSTSAATTPGTASSSVSISTTEEETTSSEVSTVEITESTSAATSPSTASSSISTSTTEEETTTPEVSTVEINESSSAVTSPSTASSTISTSTTEEESTTLEVSTVEITESTSADTWPSTATSTISTSTTVEETTTPEVTTVEITEPTSAPTSPSTASSSISTSTVDEETTTSEVSTVEINESSSADTSPSTASSSVSISTTEEETTSSEVSTVEITESTSAATSPSTASSSISTSTTEEETTTQEVSTVEINESSSADTSPSTASSTISTSTTVEETTTSEVSTVEINASSSAVTSPSTASSTISTSTTEEETTTSEVSTVEINESSSAATSPRTASSTISTSTTEKETTTPEVSTVEITESTSAATSPSTASSSISTSTTEKEPTTPEVSTVEITESTSAATSPSTASSTISTTTTEKETTTPEVTTVEITEQTSAATLPSTASSTISTSTTEEETTTSEVSTVEINESSSAATSPSTASSTISTSTTEKETTTPEVSTVEITESTSAATSPSTASSSISTSTTEEETTTPEVSTVEITESTSAATLPSTASSTISTSTTEEETTTSEVSTVEINESSSAATSPSTASSTISTSTTEKETTTPEVSTVEITESTSAATSPSTASSSISTSTTEEETTTPEVSTVEITESTSAATSPSTASSTISTTTTEKETTTPEVTTVEITEQTSAATLPSTASSTISTSTTEEETTTSEVSTVEINESSSAATSPSTASSTISTSTTEKETTTPEVSTVEITESTSAATLPSTASSTISTSTTEEETTTSEVSTVEINESSSAATSPSTASSSISTSTTEEETTTPEVSTVEITESTSAATSPSTASSSISTLTTEEETTTPEVSTVEITESTSAATSPSTASSTISTTTTEKETTTPEVTTVEIAEQTSAATLPSTASSTISTSTTEEETTTSEVSTVEINESSSDATSPSTASSTISTLTTEKETTTPEVSTVEITESTSAATSPSTASSSISTSTTEEETTTPEVSTVEITESTYAATSPSTASSTTSTSTTEEESTTLEVSTVEITESTSAATSPSTASSSISTSTTEEETTTPEVSTVEITESTSAATSPSTASSTISTSTTVEETTTSEVSTVEINASSSAVTSPSTASSTISTSTTEEETTTPEVTTVEITEQTSAATLPSTASSTISTSTTEEETTTSEVSTVEINESSSAATSPSTASSTISTTTTEKETTTPEVTTVEITEQTSAATLPSTASSTISTSTTEEETTTPEVSTVEITESTSAATSPSTASSTISTTTTEKETTTPEVTTVEITEQTSAATLPSTASSTISTSTTEEETTTSEVSTVEINESSSAATSPSTASSTISTSTTEKETTTPEVSTVEITESTSAATSPSTASSSISTSTTEEETTTPEVSTVEITESTSAATSPSTASSTISTTTTEKETTTPEVTTVEITEQTSAATLPSTASSTISTSTTEEETTTSEVSTVEINESSSAATSPSTASSTISTSTTEKETTTPEVSTVEITESTSAATSPSTASSSISTSTTEEETTTPEVSTVEITESTSAATSPSTASSTISTTTTEKETTTPEVTTVEITEQTSAATLPSTASSTISTSTTEEETTTSEVSTVEINESSSAATSPSTASSTISTSTTEKETTTPEVSTVEITESTSAATSPSTASSSISTSTTEEETTTPEVSTVEITESTYAATSPSTASSTISTSTTEEESTTLELSTVEITESTSAATSPSTASSSISTSTTEEETTTPEVSTVEITESTYAATSPSTASSTTSTSTTEEESTTLEVSTVEITESTSAATSPSTASSSISTSTTEEETTTPEVSTVEITESTSAATSPSTASSTISTTTTEKETTTPELTTVEITEQTSAATLPSTASSTISTSTTEEETTTSEVSTVEINESSSAATSPSTASSTISTSTTEKETTTPEVSTVEITESTSAATSPSTASSSISTSTTEEETTTPEVSTVEITESTYAATSPSTASSTISTSTTEEESTTLEVSTVEITESTYAATSPSTASSSISTSTTDEETTTSVVSTVEITESTSAATSPSTVLSSVLTSTTEEQSSTSEVGSTEVTDSTVINVSGSSSLGTSPEADESTVSPNSSIGTTLSASTEKTTPLFPESTTGGTSGEYPSCANINTSEPVYFPHPKVCSKFYECCNGVLTLKKCPNGLHFNPSTRACGYPQNAGCLKETTIATEPTSVVTPATPVSSEKTSVSTTPTSRPTTSKITSVAPSKCPATNGEYAVHISHESNCSLFYTCDHGRKILQRCPPGLRFNPFKQVCDWPRNVKCIVLSRF; encoded by the exons ATGATGCTCGGAACAAAAG CAGTCACTTACTGTTGCATCATTCTTTTCTGCGCAACTGGTTCTATGGCAAACAAAAGTTGGATAAGCTCTAAATTAATTAGAGACCATAGCAGAGAACAAGAATGTCCACCAGAAGGAGAATCAGGAATATTAATAACGTTCCCGCACGAAACGATATGCAACAAGTTTTATGCGTGCATATACGGAATGAAATTTATATCGAATTGTCCTAAATATTTAAGATATAACATTATAACCGGTCTTTGTGACTTACCGTTAGGAACTGGATGTCCCACACCGACAATACTACCAACATCCACTACACTAAAAGTAAGCGAGTCACCCTCAACTGCTATCTCGTCTAGTACGGTCTCAAGTTCAGTTTCATCGACTACaactaaaaaagaaacaaCTACTTCAGAAGAAAGTACAGTGGAGATTACTGAGTCTACCTCTGTTGCTACCTCGCCTAGCACGGTCTCGAGTAATGTATCAACATCAAAAACTCAAGAGGAAACGACTACTCCGGAAGTAAGTACAGTAGAGATTACAGTATCTACCTCTGCTGCTACTACGCTTGGCATGGCCTCGAGTAGCGTATCAATATCAACAACTGAAGAGGAGACGACTTCTTCAGAAGTAAGCACAGTAGAGATTACAGAGTCTACCTCTGCTGCAACCTCGCCTAGCACGGCCTCGAGTACTATATCAACATCAACAACTGACGAGGAGTTGACTACTTCAGAAGTAAGCACAGTGGAGATTAATGAGTCAAGCTCTGCTGTTACCTCGCCTAGCACGGCCTCGAGTACTATATCAACATCAACAACTGAAGAGGAGTCCACTACTTTAGAAGTAAGCACAGTGGAGATTACTGAGTCTACCTCTGCTGATACCTGGCCTAGCACGGCCTCGAGTACTATATCAACATCAACAACTGTAGAGGAAACGACTACTCCGGAAGTAAGTACAGTAGAGATTACTGAGCCTACATCTGCTCCTACTTCGCCCAGCACGGCCTCTAGTAGTATATCAACATCAACCACTGAAAAGGAACCGACTACTCCGGAAGTAAGTACAGTAGAGATTACTGAGCCTACATCTGCTCCTACTTCGCCCAGCACGGCCTCGAATACTATATCAACATCAACCACTGAAAAGAAACCGACTACTCCGGAAGTAAGTACAGTAGAGATTACTGAGCCTACATCTGCTCCTACTTCGCCCAGCACGGCCTCGAGTAGTATATCAGCATCAACAACTGAAGAGGAAACGACTACTCAGGAAGTGAGCACAGTGGAGATTACAGTGTCTACCTCTGCTGCTACTACGCCTGGCATGGCCTCGAGTAGCGTATCAATATCAACAACTGAAGAGGAGACGACTTCTTCAGAAGTAAGCACAGTAGAGATTACAGAGTCTACCTCTGCTGCAACCTCGCCTAGCACGGCCTCGAGTACTATATCAACATCAACAACTGACGAGGAGTTGACTACTTCAGAAGTAAGCACAGTGGAGATTAATGAGTCAAGCTCTGCTGTTACCTCGCCTAGCACGGCCTCGAGTACTATATCAACATCAACAACTGAAGAGGAGTCCACTACTTTAGAAGTAAGCACAGTGGAGATTACTGAGTCTACCTCTGCTGATACCTGGCCTAGCACGGCCACGAGTACTATATCAACATCAACAACTGTAGAGGAAACGACTACTCCGGAAGTAACTACAGTAGAGATTACTGAGCCTACATCTGCTCCTACTTCGCCCAGCACGGCCTCTAGTAGTATATCAACATCAACAGTTGACGAGGAAACGACTACTTCAGAAGTAAGTACAGTGGAGATTAACGAGTCAAGCTCTGCTGATACCTCGCCTAGCACGGCCTCGAGTAGCGTATCAATATCAACAACTGAAGAGGAGACGACTTCTTCAGAAGTAAGTACAGTAGAGATTACAGAGTCTACCTCTGCTGCTACCTCGCCTAGCACGGCCTCTAGTAGTATATCAACATCAACAACTGAAGAGGAAACGACTACTCAGGAAGTAAGCACAGTGGAGATTAATGAGTCAAGCTCTGCTGATACCTCGCCTAGCACGGCCTCGAGTACTATCTCTACATCAACAACTGTAGAGGAAACGACTACTTCAGAAGTAAGCACAGTGGAGATTAATGCGTCAAGCTCTGCTGTTACCTCGCCTAGCACGGCCTCGAGTACTATATCAACATCAACAACTGAAGAGGAAACAACTACTTCAGAAGTAAGTACAGTGGAGATTAACGAGTCAAGCTCTGCTGATACCTCGCCTAGCACGGCCTCGAGTAGCGTATCAATATCAACAACTGAAGAGGAAACGACTACTCCGGAAGTAAGCACAGTGGAGATTAATGAGCCTACATCTGCTCCTACTTCGCCCAGCACGGCCTCTAGTAGTATATCAAC ATCAACAGTTGACGAGGAAACGACTACTTCAGAAGTAAGTACAGTGGAGATTAACGAGTCAAGCTCTGCTGATACCTCGCCTAGCACGGCCTCGAGTAGCGTATCAATATCAACAACTGAAGAGGAGACGACTTCTTCAGAAGTAAGTACAGTAGAGATTACAGAGTCTACCTCTGCTGCTACCTCGCCTAGCACGGCCTCTAGTAGTATATCAACATCAACAACTGAAGAGGAAACGACTACTCAGGAAGTAAGCACAGTGGAGATTAATGAGTCAAGCTCTGCTGATACCTCGCCTAGCACGGCCTCGAGTACTATCTCTACATCAACAACTGTAGAGGAAACGACTACTTCAGAAGTAAGCACAGTGGAGATTAATGCGTCAAGCTCTGCTGTTACCTCGCCTAGCACGGCCTCGAGTACTATATCAACATCAACAACTGAAGAGGAAACAACTACTTCAGAAGTAAGTACAGTGGAGATTAACGAGTCAAGCTCTGCTGATACCTCGCCTAGCACGGCCTCGAGTAGCGTATCAATATCAACAACTGAAGAGGAAACGACTACTCCGGAAGTAAGCACAGTGGAGATTAATGAGTCAAGCTCTGCTGATACCTCGCCTAGCACGGCATCGAGTACTATATCAACATCAACAACTGAAGAGGAAACGACTACTTCAGAAGTAAGCACAGTGGAGATTAACGAGTCAAGCTCTGCTGATACCTCGCCTAGCACGGCCTCGAGTACTATATCAACATCAACAACTGTAGAGGAAACGACTACTCCGGAAGTAAGTACAGTAGAGATTACTGAGCCTACATCTGCTCCTACTTCGCCCAGCACGGCCTCTAGTAGTATATCAACATCAACAACTGAAGAGGAAACGACTACTCCGGAAGTAAGTACAGTCGAGATTACTGAGTCAACCTCTGCTGCTACCTCGCCTAGCACGGCCTCGAGTACTATATCAACATCAACAACTGTAGAGGAAACGACTACTCCGGAAGTAAGTACAGTAGAGATTACTGAGCCTACATCTGCTCCTACTTCGCCCAGCACGGCCTTGAGTAGTATATCAGCATCAACAACTGAAGAGGAAACGACTACGCAGGAAGTGAGCACAGTGGAGATTACAGTGTCTACCTCTGCTGCTACTACGCCTGGCACGGCCTCGAGTAGCGTATCAATATCAACAACTGAAGAGGAGACGACTTCTTCAGAAGTAAGTACAGTAGAGATTACAGAGTCTACCTCCGCTGCTACCTCGCCTAGCACGGCCTCTAGTAGTATATCAACATCAACAACTGAAGAGGAAACGACTACTCCGGAAGTAAGTACAGTCGAGATTAATGAGTCAAGCTCTGCTGTTACCTCGCCTAGCACGGCCTCGAGTACTATATCAACATCAACAACTGAAGAGGAGTCCACTACTTTAGAAGTAAGCACAGTGGAGATTACTGAGTCTACCTCTGCTGATACCTGGCCTAGCACGGCCACGAGTACTATATCAACATCAACAACTGTAGAGGAAACGACTACTCCGGAAGTAACTACAGTAGAGATTACTGAGCCTACATCTGCTCCTACTTCGCCCAGCACGGCCTCTAGTAGTATATCAACATCAACAGTTGACGAGGAAACGACTACTTCAGAAGTAAGTACAGTGGAGATTAACGAGTCAAGCTCTGCTGATACCTCGCCTAGCACGGCCTCGAGTAGCGTATCAATATCAACAACTGAAGAGGAGACGACTTCTTCAGAAGTAAGTACAGTAGAGATTACAGAGTCTACCTCTGCTGCTACCTCGCCTAGCACGGCCTCTAGTAGTATATCAACATCAACAACTGAAGAGGAAACGACTACTCAGGAAGTAAGCACAGTGGAGATTAATGAGTCAAGCTCTGCTGATACCTCGCCTAGCACGGCCTCGAGTACTATCTCTACATCAACAACTGTAGAGGAAACGACTACTTCAGAAGTAAGCACAGTGGAGATTAATGCGTCAAGCTCTGCTGTTACCTCGCCTAGCACGGCCTCGAGTACTATATCAACATCAACAACTGAAGAGGAAACAACTACTTCAGAAGTAAGTACAGTGGAGATTAACGAGTCAAGCTCTGCTGCTACCTCGCCTAGAACGGCCTCGAGTACTATATCAACCTCAACAACTGAAAAGGAAACGACTACTCCGGAAGTAAGTACAGTGGAGATTACTGAGTCTACCTCTGCTGCTACCTCGCCTAGCACGGCCTCTAGTAGTATATCAACATCAACCACTGAAAAGGAACCGACTACTCCGGAAGTAAGTACAGTAGAGATTACTGAGTCAACCTCTGCTGCTACCTCGCCTAGCACGGCCTCGAGTACTATATCAACCACAACAACTGAAAAGGAAACGACTACTCCGGAAGTAACTACAGTCGAGATTACTGAGCAAACCTCTGCTGCTACTTTGCCTAGCACGGCCTCGAGTACTATATCAACATCAACAACTGAAGAGGAAACGACTACTTCAGAAGTAAGCACAGTGGAGATTAACGAGTCAAGCTCTGCTGCTACCTCGCCTAGCACGGCCTCGAGTACTATATCAACCTCAACAACTGAAAAGGAAACGACTACTCCGGAAGTAAGTACAGTGGAGATTACTGAGTCTACCTCTGCTGCTACCTCGCCTAGCACGGCCTCTAGTAGTATATCAACATCAACAACTGAAGAGGAAACGACTACTCCGGAAGTAAGTACAGTCGAGATTACTGAGTCAACCTCTGCTGCTACTTTGCCTAGCACGGCCTCGAGTACTATATCAACATCAACAACTGAAGAGGAAACGACTACTTCAGAAGTAAGCACAGTGGAGATTAACGAGTCAAGCTCTGCTGCTACCTCGCCTAGCACGGCCTCGAGTACTATATCAACCTCAACAACTGAAAAGGAAACGACTACTCCGGAAGTAAGTACAGTGGAGATTACTGAGTCTACCTCTGCTGCTACCTCGCCTAGCACGGCCTCTAGTAGTATATCAACATCAACAACTGAAGAGGAAACGACTACTCCGGAAGTAAGTACAGTCGAGATTACTGAGTCAACCTCTGCTGCTACCTCGCCTAGCACGGCCTCGAGTACTATATCAACCACAACAACTGAAAAGGAAACGACTACTCCGGAAGTAACTACAGTCGAGATTACTGAGCAAACCTCTGCTGCTACTTTGCCTAGCACGGCCTCGAGTACTATATCAACATCAACAACTGAAGAGGAAACGACTACTTCAGAAGTAAGCACAGTGGAGATTAACGAGTCAAGCTCTGCTGCTACCTCGCCTAGCACGGCCTCGAGTACTATATCAACCTCAACAACTGAAAAGGAAACGACTACTCCGGAAGTAAGTACAGTCGAGATTACTGAGTCTACCTCTGCTGCTACTTTGCCTAGCACGGCCTCGAGTACTATATCAACATCAACAACTGAAGAGGAAACGACTACTTCAGAAGTAAGCACAGTGGAGATTAACGAGTCAAGCTCTGCTGCTACCTCGCCTAGCACGGCCTCTAGTAGTATATCAACATCAACAACTGAAGAGGAAACGACTACTCCGGAAGTAAGTACAGTCGAGATTACTGAGTCAACCTCTGCTGCTACCTCGCCTAGCACGGCCTCTAGTAGTATATCAACATTAACAACTGAAGAGGAAACAACTACTCCGGAAGTAAGTACAGTCGAGATTACTGAGTCAACCTCTGCTGCTACCTCGCCTAGCACGGCCTCGAGTACTATATCAACCACAACAACTGAAAAGGAAACGACTACTCCGGAAGTAACTACAGTCGAGATTGCTGAGCAAACCTCTGCTGCTACTTTGCCTAGCACGGCCTCGAGTACTATATCAACATCAACAACTGAAGAGGAAACGACTACTTCAGAAGTAAGCACAGTGGAGATTAACGAGTCAAGCTCTGATGCTACCTCGCCTAGCACGGCCTCGAGTACTATATCAACCTTAACAACTGAAAAGGAAACGACTACTCCGGAAGTAAGTACAGTGGAGATTACTGAGTCTACCTCTGCTGCTACCTCGCCTAGCACGGCCTCTAGTAGTATATCAACATCAACAACTGAAGAGGAAACGACTACTCCGGAAGTAAGTACAGTCGAGATTACAGAGTCCACCTATGCTGCTACCTCGCCTAGCACGGCCTCTAGTACTACATCAACATCAACAACTGAAGAGGAGTCCACTACTTTAGAAGTAAGTACAGTGGAGATTACTGAGTCTACCTCTGCTGCTACCTCGCCTAGCACGGCCTCTAGTAGTATATCAACATCAACAACTGAAGAGGAAACGACTACTCCGGAAGTAAGTACAGTCGAGATTACTGAGTCAACCTCTGCTGCTACCTCGCCTAGCACGGCCTCGAGTACTATATCTACATCAACAACTGTAGAGGAAACGACTACTTCAGAAGTAAGCACAGTGGAGATTAATGCGTCAAGCTCTGCTGTTACCTCGCCTAGCACGGCCTCGAGTACTATATCAACATCAACAACTGAAGAGGAAACGACTACTCCGGAAGTAACTACAGTCGAGATTACTGAGCAAACCTCTGCTGCTACTTTGCCTAGCACGGCCTCGAGTACTATATCAACATCAACAACTGAAGAGGAAACGACTACTTCAGAAGTAAGCACAGTGGAGATTAACGAGTCAAGCTCTGCTGCTACCTCGCCTAGCACGGCCTCGAGTACTATATCAACCACAACAACTGAAAAGGAAACGACTACTCCGGAAGTAACTACAGTCGAGATTACTGAGCAAACCTCTGCTGCTACTTTGCCTAGCACGGCCTCGAGTACTATATCAACATCAACAACTGAAGAGGAAACGACTACTCCGGAAGTAAGTACAGTCGAGATTACTGAGTCAACCTCTGCTGCTACCTCGCCTAGCACGGCCTCGAGTACTATATCAACCACAACAACTGAAAAGGAAACGACTACTCCGGAAGTAACTACAGTCGAGATTACTGAGCAAACCTCTGCTGCTACTTTGCCTAGCACGGCCTCGAGTACTATATCAACATCAACAACTGAAGAGGAAACGACTACTTCAGAAGTAAGCACAGTGGAGATTAACGAGTCAAGCTCTGCTGCTACCTCGCCTAGCACGGCCTCGAGTACTATATCAACCTCAACAACTGAAAAGGAAACGACTACTCCGGAAGTAAGTACAGTGGAGATTACTGAGTCTACCTCTGCTGCTACCTCGCCTAGCACGGCCTCTAGTAGTATATCAACATCAACAACTGAAGAGGAAACGACTACTCCGGAAGTAAGTACAGTCGAGATTACTGAGTCAACCTCTGCTGCTACCTCGCCTAGCACGGCCTCGAGTACTATATCAACCACAACAACTGAAAAGGAAACGACTACTCCGGAAGTAACTACAGTCGAGATTACTGAGCAAACCTCTGCTGCTACTTTGCCTAGCACGGCCTCGAGTACTATATCAACATCAACAACTGAAGAGGAAACGACTACTTCAGAAGTAAGCACAGTGGAGATTAACGAGTCAAGCTCTGCTGCTACCTCGCCTAGCACGGCCTCGAGTACTATATCAACCTCAACAACTGAAAAGGAAACGACTACTCCGGAAGTAAGTACAGTGGAGATTACTGAGTCTACCTCTGCTGCTACCTCGCCTAGCACGGCCTCTAGTAGTATATCAACATCAACAACTGAAGAGGAAACGACTACTCCGGAAGTAAGTACAGTCGAGATTACTGAGTCAACCTCTGCTGCTACCTCGCCTAGCACGGCCTCGAGTACTATATCAACCACAACAACTGAAAAGGAAACGACTACTCCGGAAGTAACTACAGTCGAGATTACTGAGCAAACCTCTGCTGCTACTTTGCCTAGCACGGCCTCGAGTACTATATCAACATCAACAACTGAAGAGGAAACGACTACTTCAGAAGTAAGCACAGTGGAGATTAACGAGTCAAGCTCTGCTGCTACCTCGCCTAGCACGGCCTCGAGTACTATATCAACCTCAACAACTGAAAAGGAAACGACTACTCCGGAAGTAAGTACAGTGGAGATTACTGAGTCTACCTCTGCTGCTACCTCGCCTAGCACGGCCTCTAGTAGTATATCAACATCAACAACTGAAGAGGAAACGACTACTCCGGAAGTAAGTACAGTCGAGATTACAGAGTCCACCTATGCTGCTACCTCGCCTAGCACGGCCTCTAGTACTATATCAACATCAACAACTGAAGAGGAGTCCACTACTTTAGAATTAAGTACAGTGGAGATTACTGAGTCTACCTCTGCTGCTACCTCGCCTAGCACGGCCTCTAGTAGTATATCAACATCAACAACTGAAGAGGAAACGACTACTCCGGAAGTAAGTACAGTCGAGATTACAGAGTCCACCTATGCTGCTACCTCGCCTAGCACGGCCTCTAGTACTACATCAACATCAACAACTGAAGAGGAGTCCACTACTTTAGAAGTAAGTACAGTGGAGATTACTGAGTCTACCTCTGCTGCTACCTCGCCTAGCACGGCCTCTAGTAGTATATCAACATCAACAACTGAAGAGGAAACGACTACTCCGGAAGTAAGTACAGTCGAGATTACTGAGTCAACCTCTGCTGCTACCTCGCCTAGCACGGCCTCGAGTACTATATCAACCACAACAACTGAAAAGGAAACGACTACTCCGGAACTAACTACAGTCGAGATTACTGAGCAAACCTCTGCTGCTACTTTGCCTAGCACGGCCTCGAGTACTATATCAACATCAACAACTGAAGAGGAAACTACTACTTCAGAAGTAAGCACAGTGGAGATTAACGAGTCAAGCTCTGCTGCTACCTCGCCTAGCACGGCCTCGAGTACTATATCAACCTCAACAACTGAAAAGGAAACGACTACTCCGGAAGTAAGTACAGTGGAGATTACTGAGTCTACCTCTGCTGCTACCTCGCCTAGCACGGCCTCTAGTAGTATATCAACATCAACAACTGAAGAGGAAACGACTACTCCGGAAGTAAGTACAGTCGAGATTACAGAGTCCACCTATGCTGCTACCTCGCCTAGCACGGCCTCTAGTACTATATCAACATCAACAACTGAAGAGGAGTCCACTACTTTAGAAGTAAGCACAGTGGAGATTACAGAGTCCACCTATGCTGCTACTTCGCCTAGCACGGCCTCTAGTAGTATATCAACATCAACAACTGACGAGGAAACGACTACTTCAGTAGTAAGCACAGTGGAGATTACAGAGTCCACCTCTGCTGCTACCTCGCCTAGCACGGTCTTGAGTAGTGTATTAACCTCAACGACTGAAGAGCAGTCTTCTACTTCGGAAGTAGGTTCAACGGAGGTTACTGACTCAACTGTAATAAATGTTAGCGGATCTTCGTCATTAGGCACATCACCTGAGGCAGATGAAAGTACAGTTTCGCCAAATAGTAGCATTGGCACGACATTATCAGCTTCTACTGAGAAGACTACGCCATTATTTCCTGAGAGTACGACAGGTGGAACTAGTGGag AGTACCCATCTTGTGCGAATATTAATACAAGTGAACCAGTTTATTTTCCTCATCCTAAAGTTTGTTCAAAGTTCTATGAATGCTGTAATGGTGTGTTAACTCTCAAAAAGTGCCCTAATGGATTGCACTTTAATCCTTCTACTCGGGCTTGTGGTTACCCTCAAAATGCAGGGTGCTTAAAAGAAACGACTATAGCTACAGAACCTACATCTGTAGTAACACCAGCAACACCAGTGTCTTCAGAAAAGACATCAGTATCAACAACTCCGACGTCTCGTCCAACAACTTCTAAAATAACTTCTGTTGCACCTTCTAAATGTCCTGCAACTAACGGAGAATATGCTGTGCATATTTCACATGAAAGTAATTGTTCTCTATTTTACACATGTGATCATGGcagaaaaatattacaaagatGCCCACCGGGATTACGTTTTAACCCTTTTAAGCAAGTTTGTGATTGGCCTCGAAATGTAAAATGCATTGTTTTATCTCGTTTCTAG